In the genome of Streptomyces aquilus, the window AGGCTTCGCCCTTGATGCTCACGTCGAACAGGCCGGAGTCGTTGAGCTGCTGCTGGAGCTGCTCGAACTCCTTCTTGGTGGCCGAGCCGTAGTGGTCGGTCGTGTAGTGCAGGGTCAGCTTGACCGGGGCAGTGATGTTCGCCCTGTTCAGGAGGGCTGCGGCCTTGGTCTTGCTGGGGTCGCCGTACTTGTTGAAGAACGAGTTGGAGTGGCCGATGATGCTCGCCGGCACCAGCGAGAACAGCGGTTCGGCCTCGGAGCCGTAGACCTTGGAGACGAGTTCGCTGCGGTTGATGATCTGGGCCATCGCCTGGCGCACGGCCTTGGTCTTGACCGCGGGGGCGTCGGTGTTGAAGGCCAGGTAGCGGATCTCCAGGCCGGGCATCTCGACGAGGTCGACATCGCTGTCAGTGGACCCGGAGAGCTTCTCGATCTGCTCGGGCGACATGGTGCGGGACATGACGTCGATGTCGCCCTTGTCGATGGCGGCGCCCATGGCGTCGGCGTCCGCGAAGGTGCGCAGTTCGACCTTGTCGTTGTTCACCTTCAGGATCCCCTTGTAGTTGGGGTTCTTGGTGAACACGGCGCTGACGAGCTGGTCGTCCTTGACCTCGGCGGACATGGTGTACGGGCCGGAGCCGTCGAGGTCGAAGCCGTCGCGCAGGCTCTTGGCCGGGTAGTCGTCGGGGTTGAGGATGCCGGCGACGGGGGTCGAGAGCTTGTACGGGAAGGTGGCGTCGGCCGTCTTGAGGTGGAAGATCACCTCGCGGTCGCCCTGGGTCTCGACGGTGTCGATGGTGGAGAGCAGGCCGACCGGACCGCCCTCGACGTTGATGTTCCGCGCGCGGTCGATGGAGTACTTGACGTCCTTCGCGGTGACAGCGTCGCCGTTGGCGAACTTCAGGCCCGGGCGCAGCTTGCAGGCGTAGCGCTCGTTGCCGGTGTCGGTGAAACCGCAGCTCTCGGCGGCCTCGGGGACGGGCTCGCCCTCGCCGCGCGGCTGGATCATCAGGGTCTGCACGGTCTGGCGCAGGATGTTCCAGATGCCGGCGTCGTAGGCGTAGGCCGGGTCGAGGGGCGCGGGGGCGTCCTTCGAGGCAGTGACCGCGTCCGTGGTGCCGACGACTATCGCGTCTCCGCCGCCGCTGCTGCCGTCGGACCCGCCGCAGGCGGCGAGAACCGGCGCGAGCAGACCGATCACGGCCGGCAGCACCAAAGTCTTGCGGTTCATGCTCGAGTTTCTCCAGAGCTGTCGAGTCCGTGTATCCGGCATGCATGGGTGGTGCGGCGGATCCACGGGGGGTGCGGTGATGTTCTCGCGACGAGATTAGTCCGCGCCCGCAGAGCGGTTCGCAGGCACCGGAGTTGAGGTGCCATCACGGAGCGAAACCGGGTGCGGACACACCGAAAACCCGACAGGGGAAGGATTAGTGCAGGTTTCCATCAATCAGGACACAAGGGCACGGCACAATCCCCTCATTGCGGGCCGCAGGCACAGACCGCGCCACCTGTCGACCTCGCGTGAAGTGGGGAACGTCACATGCTCAACAAGGTGTACGGGCACCGGAATTCGGTCGGCGATCAAGATTCGAATTCCTTTGCGCGCGGCCCGGAAATGCTTGCGTTATCCGCGATGCACGCTGGGTGAACGCTCAGCGCATTTCCGTCATCAGGCCGCGCAGAAATGCCAGGTCGACCTCCTCGAGGGAGCTGACGACGGTGCGCCGGGCGGCGGGGGCGATGGGCGCGACGGACGGCACGGCCACGACGTGGCAGCCCGCGGCCTCGGCGGCGGCGACGCCGGTGGCGGTGTCCTCGACGACGGCGCATCTGGCCGGATCGACACCGAGTCCCGCGGCGGCGAAGAGGTAGGGGTCGGGGTGCGGCTTGGTGCGGGCCACCTCGTCGCCGGCGACGGTGAGGGCGAAATGCTGGGGGCCGAGGGAGGTCAGCACGCGGTCGATGATGCGCCGGTGGGAGGCGGAGACCAGGGCGGTGGGGATCTCGTACTCGGAGAGTTCGGCCAGCAGCCGCAGGGCGCCCGGCATCAGCGGCAGGGCGCGGCCGATGCGGTCCTCGAAGCCCTCGTTGAGCAGCACCGTGAGTTCGGGGAGGGTGATGTCGGCGCCGGTGGCCTCGATCAGGAACCCCGCGCTGCGGGTCATGGGACCGCCGACGACGACATGGCGCCAGGAGTCGTCGAGGGTGTGACCGAGTCCGGCGAAGATCTCCACCTCGACGTCCCACCAGAAGCCCTCGGTGTCCACCAGGGTGCCGTCCATGTCGAGCAGCACGGCCTGCAGGGCTGAGCCTTCGGCCGTACGGGTTCCGAGCGCGGGGACCGTACTGGTCATCTAGGCGCACCTCCTTGAGGGACGATCAGGCCGGTTCCCACGGAGGGAACCGGCCTGCGATGGACCGTCCAGTGTACGACTGTCCCGGAGGATGCGCCTCGTTTATTCGACGCGGCCCGGGGCACACCTCAAGTACCGCCGGGGGCCGTCTTGAGCTGCGCTTATGTGCCTGTCGGGCACCTTTCTAGCGAGCGTTGAAGTACTTCGCCTCCGGGTGGTGGATCACGATCGCGTCCGTGGACTGCTCGGGGTGCAGCTGGAACTCCTCGGACAGGTGGACGCCGATGCGCTCCGGCTGGAGCAGGTCGGCGATCTTGGCGCGGTCCTCCAGGTTGGGGCAGGCGCCGTAGCCGAGGGAGAAGCGCGCGCCCCGGTACTTGAGGGCGAACATGTCCTCGATGTCGCTCGGGTCCTCCCCCGCGAAGCCGAGTTCCGACCGCACGCGCGCGTGCCAGTACTCGGCGAGGGCCTCGGCCAACTGGACGGACAGGCCGTGCAGTTCGAGGTAGTCGCGGTAGGCGTTGGCCTCGAAGAGCTTGGCGGTCTGCTCGCCGATGCGGGAGCCGACGGTGACGACCTGGAGGCCGACGACGTCGGTCTCCCCCGACTCCTCCGGACGGAAGAAGTCGGCCAGGCACAGGCGGCGGCCGCGGCGCTGGCGCGGGAAGGTGAAGCGGGTGCGCTCGTTGCCCTGGTCGTCGAGGATGATCAGGTCGTCGTCCTTGGAGACGCACGGGAAGTAGCCGTAGACGACGGCGGCTTCGAGGAGGTTCTCCGTCTGGAGACGGTCGAGCAGCCCGCGCAGCCGGGGCCGGCCCTCGGTCTCGACGAGTTCCTCGTAGGTCGGACCGTCGCCGGTGCGGGCCTGCTTCAGGCCCCACTGGCCCTTGAAGAGGGCGCCCTCGTCGAGCCAGGAGGCGTACTCCTTGAGCTGGATGCCCTTGATGACGCGGGTGTCCCAGAACGGCGGGGTGGGGAGGGGGTTGTCGGTGGCGACGTCGGAGCGGACGTGTCCCTCTTCGGGCCGCTCCTCCTCGACCTGTACGGAACCGGCGCGCACCCGGCGCTGCTTGAGCTCGGGCAGGGCCGCGCCGGGCACGCCGCGCTTGACGCCGATGAGGGCGTCCATGAGGCGCAGGCCCTCGAACGCGTCGCGGGCGTAGCGGACTTCGCCCTGGTAGATCTCGTGCAGGTCCTGTTCGACGTAGGCGCGGGTGAGGGCGGCGCCGCCGAGGATGACCGGGTAGTCGGCGGCCATGCCGCGGGAGTTGAGCTCCTCCAGGTTCTCCTTCATGATCACCGTGGACTTCACCAGCAGCCCGGACATGCCGATCACATCGGCCTTGTGTTCCTCGGCCGCCTCCAGGATCGCGGAGACCGGCTGCTTGATGCCGAGGTTGACCACGTTGTAACCGTTGTTGGACAGGATGATGTCGACGAGGTTCTTGCCGATGTCGTGGACGTCTCCGCGCACGGTGGCCAGCACGATGGTGCCCTTGCCCTCGGCGTCCGACTTCTCCATGTGCGGTTCGAGGTAGGCGACCGCCGACTTCATCACCTCGGCGGACTGGAGCACGAACGGCAGCTGCATCTGGCCGGAGCCGAACAGCTCGCCGACGACCTTCATGCCGTCCAGGAGCGTCTCGTTGACGATGTCGAGTGCGGGGCGGGTCTGGAGGGCGTCGGCCAGATCCTCTTCGAGGCCGTTCTTCTCGCCGTCGATGATGCGGCGCTTGAGGCGCTCCTCCAGCGGCAGTGCGGCCAGCTCCTCGGCCTTGCCCGCCTTCAGGGACTTCGTGGTGGCGCCCTCGAACAGGGCCATCAGCTTCTGCAGCGGGTCGTAGCCCTCGGCGCGGCGGTCGTAGACGAGGTCGAGGGCCGTGCGCACCTCCTCCTCGGAGAACCGGGCGATCGGCAGGATCTTCGAGGCGTGCACGATCGCCGAGTCCAGGCCCGCCTTGACGCACTCGTCCAGGAAGACCGAGTTCAGCAGGATGCGGGCGGCCGGGTTCAGGCCGAAGGAGATGTTCGACAGGCCCAGCGTGGTCTGCACGTCCGGGTGGCGGCGCTTGAGTTCGCGGATCGCCTCGATGGTGGCGATGCCGTCCTTGCGGGACTCCTCCTGACCCGTGCAGATGGTGAAAGTCAGGGTGTCGATGAGGATGTCCGACTCGTGGATGCCCCAGTTCCCGGTCAGGTCCTCGATCAGCCGCTCGGCGATCTCGACCTTCTTCTCCGGGGTCCGCGCCTGGCCCTCCTCGTCGATGGTCAGCGCGATCAGCGCCGCGCCGTGCTCCTGGGCGAGCTTGGTGACCTTCGCGAAGCGGGACTCGGGGCCGTCGCCGTCCTCGTAGTTGACGGAGTTGATGACCGCGCGGCCGCCGAGCTTCTCCAGGCCCGCCTGGAGGACGTCGACCTCGGTGGAGTCCAGCACGATCGGCAGGGTGGAGGCGGTGGCGAAGCGGCCGGCCAGCTCCTTCATGTCGGCGACGCCGTCGCGGCCGACGTAGTCCACGCACAGGTCGAGCATGTGCGCGCCCTCGCGGATCTGGTCGCGGGCCATCTCCACGCAGTCGTCCCAGCGGCCCTCCAGCATCGCCTCACGGAACTTCTTGGAGCCGTTGGCGTTGGTGCGCTCACCGATCGCCAGGTACGAGGTGTCCTGGCGGAACGGGACGGTCTGGTAGAGGGAGGCGGCGCCCGGCTCGGGACGCGGATGGCGCTCGGCGGGGGTGAGGTCGCGGACGCGTTCGACGACCTGGCGCAGGTGCTCGGGGGTGGTGCCGCAGCAGCCGCCGATGAGGGACAGGCCGTAGTCGCGGACGAAGTTCTCCTGGGCGTCGGCCAGGCCCTCGGGGTCGAGGGGGAAGTGCGCGCCGTCCTTGGTGAGGATGGGCAGGCCCGCGTTCGGCATGCACAGCAGCGGGATGCGGGAGTGCCGGGTGAGATAGCGCAGGTGCTCGCTCATCTCGGCGGGGCCGGTGGAGCAGTTCAGGCCGATCATGTCGATGCCGAGCGGCTCCAGCGCGGTCAGCGCGGCGCCGATCTCGGAGCCCAGCAGCATGGTGCCGGTCGTCTCGAAGGCCATGGAGACCACGAGGGGTACGTCGGCGCCGAGCGCCTCCATGGCGCGGCGGGCGCCGAGGACGGAGGCCTTGGTCTGGAGGAGGTCCTGGGTGGTCTCGACGATCAGGGCGTCGGCGCCGCCGGCGAGCAGGCCCTCGACGTTGGCCTGGTAGCCGTCGCGGATGGTGGCGTAGTCGATGTGGCCGAGGGTGGGCAGCTTGGTGCCGGGGCCGACGGAGCCGAGGACCCAGCGCTGGCGGCCGTCTCGGGCGGTGTACTCGTCGGCCGTCTCGCGGGCGATGCGGGCGCCGGCCTCGGACAGTTCGTGGACCCGGTCGGCGATGTCGTACTCGGACGCGGCCGTGTGGTTGGACCCGAAGGTGTTGGTCTCGACGCAGTCGACGCCCACGGCGAAGTAGGCGTCGTGGACGGAGCGGACGATGTCCGGGCGGGTCACGTTGAGGATCTCGTTACAGCCTTCGAGGTTCTCGAAGTCCTCGAGGGTGGGGTCCTGCGCCTGGAGCATGGTGCCCATGGCTCCGTCGGCGACCACCACACGGGTGGCGAGCGCCTCGCGGAGCGCGGACACGCGGGCCCGGCTGTCGGCGGAAGGGGACGGTGGCAACGAGGCCATGAAAGGGCTCCCTGTGGGTGCGACGGCTGTCGGCTTTGCGTCCTGCCGTGGGACTTCCCTCAGCAGGCGCACGCCGCCAGGGTAGCCGGGACCGGACCGGGATGGTCAGGAAGTCCACGGGGCGGACGAGGATGACGAGCAGGTCACCAGCGGGATACGAGTGACGCAAGACTGTGCGTCGAGTGGCGGGAACGTGTCGTCAGAACATTGGCGGTCGGTCGGCATGGACTAGTAGTGTTCGACATTGCCGAACGGCGGCAGCGACGTCGCGAGTCGACGGCGAAGGGGACGGAGGCAGGACGGCGATGGCACGGAACATCCAGTCGCTCGAACGGGCGGCCGCGATGCTGCGGCTGCTCGCGGGCGGCGAGCGGCGGCTCGGCCTGTCGGACATCGCCTCGGCCCTGGGCCTCGCCAAGGGCACCGCGCACGGCATCCTGCGCACGCTCCAGGCGGAGGGCTTCGTCGAGCAGGACGACGCCTCCGGGCGCTATCAGCTGGGCGCCGAGCTGCTGCGCCTGGGCACCACCTATCTCGACGTGCACGAGCTGCGGGCACGCGCGCTGGTGTGGACCGACGACCTGGCCCGTTCCAGCGGCGAGAGCGTCTATCTGGGGGTCCTGCACCAACAGGGCGTGCTGATCGTGCACCACGTCTTCCGGCCGGACGACAGCCGGCAGGTGCTGGAGATCGGGGCCATGCAGCCCCTGCACTCCACGGCCCTGGGCAAGGTGCTGTCGGCCTACGACCCGGTGGCGCACAGCGAGGCCATCGAGGCGGACCGCAAACCGTTCACGGACCGCACGGTGTGCGAGCTGGAGAGCTTCGAGAACATCCTCGACATCACCCGCGCGCGTGGCTACGCGGCGGACGTGGAGGAGACCTGGGAGGGCGTCGCGGGTGTCGCCGCCCCCATCCACGACCGGCGGCGGATGCCGGTCGGCGCGGTCGGCATCACGGGCGCCGTGGAGCGGCTGTGCCGGGACGGCGAGCTGCGGCCGGAGCTGATCGCGGCGGTCCGCGACTGCGCCCGCGCGGTCTCGCGCGACCTGGGCGCCGGGCGCTTCTAGAGCCGGTAACGCCCGAGAACTCGGTAAGAGCCACCGGGACGCCGCGACGGCGGCCCGGACTTCGCCCTACCCTGAAGTGGACATATCGGGGCGAGGTGCCCCAAGCGTCCCACTTGAAGATCGATAGCCCACAGCAATCAATAACGATCGTGCTTTCGATAACAGAACCCTTGACGCACACGTAACGCCGGAGCAAGACTCCCGTCCATCGGTCGGCATTGTCGAACACCTACCGGCAATACGCGCTAGAGTGTGACAACGCCAAGGGCCGGCAACGCTCTCATCCCCGAGGGCACGCGAACCACCGGAGGGACCCGGGGTTCCGCTTTCCCTGGACGAAGGACAAAGGAGTCGCGGGTGTCCAGCTCCGACATCTTCATCGGCGAGACCATCGGTACCGCCATACTCATCCTGCTCGGCGGTGGCGTGTGCGCCGCCGTCACGCTGAAGGCCTCCAAGGCCCGTAACGCCGGTTGGCTCGCCATCACCTTCGGGTGGGGTTTCGCCGTTCTCACGGCCGTCTACACCTCCGCGCCCCTGTCCGGCGCACACCTGAACCCGGCCGTGACCCTCGCGCTCGCGCTGAAGAAGGACGGCATCTCCTGGAGTGACGTCCCGGTCTACTGGGGCGGGCAGCTGCTCGGCGCCATGATCGGTGCGGCGCTGGTCTGGATCGCCTACTACGGCCAGTTCCACGCGCACCTCACCGACAAGGAGATCGTCGGCGGTCCGGGCGCGCAGTCCACCAAGACCAAGGCCGTCGAGGCGCAGGAGGCGGGCGCCGGCCCGGTCCTGGGCATCTTCTCCACCGGTCCGGAGATCCGGGTCGCCTGGCAGAACGTCGCCACCGAGGTCATCGGCACCATCGTGCTGGTCCTCGCCGTCCTCACGCAGGGCCTCAACGACGGCGGCAACGGCCTGGGCACCCTGGGCGCCCTGATCACCGCCCTGGTCGTCGTCTCCATCGGTCTGTCCCTCGGTGGCCCGACCGGTTACGCGATCAACCCGGCCCGTGACCTCGGTCCGCGTATCGTGCACGCCCTCCTGCCCCTGCCCAACAAGGGCGGTTCCGACTGGGGCTACGCCTGGGTCCCGGTCGTCGGTCCGCTGATCGGCGGCGCGATCGCTGCAGGCATCTACAACGTCGCTTTCGCTTAGAAGCAGCACTCCTAGCAAGCAACGCGTAGCAAGCACTCGTAGCAAGCAGCCGTAGACACCGCTTATCCACGGAACCTCAGGAGCAGACAGTGACCGACGCGCACACCGCCGGCCCGTTCATCGCCGCGATCGACCAGGGCACGACCTCTTCCCGCTGCATCGTCTTCGACCGCGACGGCCGTATCGTCTCCGTCGACCAGAAGGAGCACGAGCAGATCTTCCCGAAGCCGGGCTGGGTCGAGCACAACGCCAACGAGATCTGGACCAACGTCCAGGAAGTCGTCGCCGGAGCCATCCAGAAGGCCGGCATCACCCGGGACGACATCAAGGCCATCGGTATCACCAACCAGCGTGAGACCACGCTGCTGTGGGACAAGAACACCGGTGAGCCCGTCCACAACGCCATCGTCTGGCAGGACACCCGCACCGACGCCCTGTGCAAGGAGCTCGGCCGCAACGTCGGACAGGACCGCTTCCGCCGCGAGACGGGCCTTCCGCTCGCCTCCTACTTCGCCGGTCCGAAGGCCCGCTGGCTGCTGGACAACGTCGAGGGCCTGCGCGAGCGCGCCGAGGCCGGCGACATCCTGTTCGGCACCATGGACACCTGGGTCATCTGGAACCTGACGGGCGGTGTCAACGGCGGCAAGCACTACACCGACGTCACCAACGCCTCCCGCACCATGCTGATGAACCTCCACACCCTGGAGTGGGACGAGAAGATCGCCGAGTCCATCGGCGTGCCGCTGTCGATGCTCCCGGAGATCCGCTCCTCCGCCGAGGTCTACGGCGAGGTCACCGGCGGCAAGCTGGGCGACCTGCTCGGCGGCATCCCGGTCGCCTCGGCGCTCGGTGACCAGCAGGCGGCCCTGTTCGGCCAGACCTGTTTCGCCGAGGGCGAGGCCAAGTCGACGTACGGCACCGGCACGTTCATGCTCATGAACACCGGCGAGAAGATCATCAACTCGTACTCCGGTCTGCTCACCACCGTCGGCTACCGCATCGGCGACCAGAAGCCGGTCTACGCCCTCGAGGGCTCCATCGCCGTCACCGGTTCGCTGGTGCAGTGGATGCGCGACCAGATGGGGCTCATCTCCACCGCCGCCGAGATCGAGACGCTCGCGCTCTCCGTCGAGGACAACGGCGGCGCGTACTTCGTGCCGGCCTTCTCCGGTCTGTTCGCCCCGTACTGGCGCTCCGACGCCCGCGGTGTGATCGCCGGCCTGACCCGGTACGTCACCAAGGCGCACCTCGCGCGCGCCGTCCTGGAGGCCACCGCCTGGCAGACCCGTGAGATCACGGACGCCATGACCAAGGACTCGGGCGTCGAGCTCGCGGCCCTCAAGGTCGACGGCGGCATGACCTCCAACAACCTGCTGATGCAGACCCTCTCGGACTTCCTGGACGCCCCCGTGGTCCGTCCGATGGTCGCCGAGACGACCTGCCTCGGTGCCGCCTACGCCGCCGGTCTCGCCGTCGGCTTCTGGACCAGCACCGACGACCTGCGTGCCAACTGGCGCCGGGCCGCCGAGTGGACCCCCCGCATGGACGCGGACAGCCGCGACCGTGAGTACAAGAGCTGGCTCAAGGCCGTCGAGCGGACGATGGGCTGGCTCGAGGACGAGGAGAGCTGACGAGAGCCACTCGTAGGCTCAAGCCGCTCTGATGAGGAGTAAGAACCCGAAATGACCAGTCAGTCCACCCTCCAGTCCGTGCCTGCCCTCGGTACGCGCCCGGCCTCCGGCTCCAACCCGAGCCGCGCCGAGACCCGGGAGCAGCTCGCCAAGGCGTCGTACGACCTTCTCGTGATCGGCGGCGGCATCCTGGGCATCTCCACCGCCTGGCACGCCGCGCAGTCCGGCCTGAGGGTGGCTCTGGTCGACGCCGGTGACTTCGCCGGCGCCACCTCCTCCGCCTCCTCCAAGCTTCTCCACGGCGGTCTGCGCTATCTGCAGACCGGCGCGGTGAAGCTGGTGGCGGAGAACCACTTCGAGCGCCGTGCGGTGTCTCGCCAGGTGGCTCCCCACCTGGCGAACCCGCTCACGTTCTACCTGCCCGTGTACAAGGGCGGGCCGCACGGCGCGGCGAAGCTCGGGGCGGGCGTCTTCGCCTACTCCGCGCTCTCCGCGTTCGGTGACGGCGTCGGTCACCTCCTGTCCCCCGCGAAGGCGGCCCAGGACGTGCCCGAGCTGCGCACCGACAACCTCAAGGCCGTCGCCGTCTACGGCGACGACCAGATGAACGACGCCCGCATGGCGCTGATGACGGTCCGCGCGGCCGTCGAGGCGGGCGCGGTCGTCCTGAACCACGCCGAGGTGACCGGCCTCCGCTTCACCCAGGGCCGGGTCACGGGCGCCGAGCTGCGCGACCGGCTGTCCGGCGACGAGTTCGGCGTCAACGCCCGGCTCGTGCTGAACGCGACCGGCCCGTGGGTCGACCACCTGCGCAAGATGGAGGACCCGAACGCGGCGCCCTCCATCCGCCTCTCCAAGGGCGCGCATCTGGTCCTGAAGCGGACCTCGCCCTGGAAGGCCGCGCTCGCGACCCCCATCGACAAGTACCGGATCACCTTCGCCCTCCCCTGGGAGGACATGCTCCTTCTCGGTACGACCGACGAGGAGTTCGAGGGCGACCCGGCGGACGTCAAGGTCACCGAGAAGGACACCGCGCAGATCCTGGACGAGGCCGCGTTCTCCATCCGGGACCAGCAGCTCGACCGTGACCTGATCACGTACGCCTTCGCGGGTCTGCGGGTGCTGCCGGGCGGGCCCGGGGACACCGCCAAGGCCAAGCGCGAGACCGTCGTGACCGAGGGCAAGGGCGGCATGCTGTCCGTCGCGGGCGGCAAGTGGACGACGTTCCGGCACATCGGCCGCACCGTCATGCAGAAGCTGGAGGCGCTGCCGGGCCACCCGCTGGGCGACGACTTCGAACCGATCTCGTCCCTGCCGAAGAAGCTCCCGCTGCCCGGTGTCGCCAACCCGCGCGCGGTCGCGCACCGCCTGCTGGTCGACAACCCGGCGCCGGGTCCGCGCATGGCCGCCGACACGGCCAGGCACCTGGCCACCCACTACGGCTCCCTGGCCTTCGACATCGCCCGGCTGGCGAACGAGAACCCGGAGCTGGGCGAGCGCGTCCACCCCGACGCCCCCGAGATCTGGGCGCAGGTCGTGTACGCGCGTGACACCGAGTGGGCCGAGACGGCGGACGACGTGCTGCGCCGCCGGACGACGCTGACGATCCGGGGTCTGGCCACGGACGAGGTCCGGGCGAAGGTGCAGGACCTGCTCGACAAGAAGTAGGCGCTACGACTCCGAAGGGCACGGCTCCTCCTGACGGGAGCCGACCTGACCGGGACCCGGCCCTCCTCCCCTATGGGGCCGGTGTGCGAGAGGGGCGGCTCCACGCCGATGGAGCCGCCCCTCTCGCGTGCCGCGTTGTCAGTGGGGGGTGTTTCCATGGGGGCACGAGGGTTCATGCGCCCATGGAAGCACCACGCCGTGCTCCGCCTCGAAGCCGTCCGTGCCCAGGGTCAGCGAACCCCGGTGGACGACCTGCTCGACGACGGCGTCGGGGCCGCTGCGGCATGGACTGGCACGTGGTCGTCACCGGCCCGCACCGCGGACACATATGGCACGTCACCGATGTGGGCGCCCTGCCGTTCGGCGCGGAGTTCGGTCATACGACCGCCGCGCCCGGCTTCGCCGGATGGGTGCGGCACTGGGCCGCCGGCCAGGAGTGGTTCGACGCCGGGTCAGCCCAGTGAGGCGACGGCCTCGCGTACGGCGGTCACGTCCCGCAGCTCCTCGCGGCGCACGATCAGCTCACGACCCAGCAGCAGCGCCCTGCGGGACGCCGGTGCCGGGTCCGGGAGGGTCGTCAGGTCGGTCAGGTGGGCGAAGCCGATGATGCGGCGGATGATCTCCGTGCCGGCGTAGCCGACCGATTCCGTCCAGACGCGGCGCAGGAAGCGGTCCAGGTAGGCGTCGTCGAAGAAGGTGTCGACGCGGGTCGGCCACAGGCGGCGGAACTCCGTCTCGAAGGCCTCCCAGGACAGCCGGAGTTGGTCGCCGTGGTCGCTCAGCGACCCCAGCGCCCAGGCCCGTTCCTCCGACACCAGCGCGTTGGCCCAGTACAGGCCGAGGTCGTAGCCGATCGGGCCGACGAAGGAGAACTCCGGGTCGAAGACCCGCACGACCGGGGCGCCTTCCCGGTCGCCGACCATGATGCTGCCGGTGTGCAGGTCGCCGTGGAGGAGGGCCTGGGCGGTGGTCATGAAGGTGTGCCGGAGGTCGGCGACCTCGGTGCGAAGGCGGGCGTCCGCGCGGAACTTTGCCGCCAGGTCGGCCACACCCTCGTGCCAGTGGTTGTGCTCGTGCTCGATGTACGGCTCGGAGAGGACCACGTCCTCGGTGATCTTGCACAGCTCGGGGCTGACCGAGGCCGCGATGAGGGCCTTGCGCTCGGCGGAGGGCATCCCGAAGTCGCTGGTGGCGAAGGAGAGCTGGGCCACGAACTCGCCCACCCGGGCCGAGGTGTTCGGGCCGTAGGCCGCGCCCTCGTTGAGGAGCGTGCGCAGGACCTCCAGGTCCGACATGTCCTCCATGACGAGGGCGTAGTTCTCGGGGTCGTAGCCGTGGATCGCCGGGATCTTGTCGGGGGCCACCTTGGCGACCTGGTCGTAGGCGCGGGCCTCGGCGTCGGCGCGGTCCGGGTTCATCGGCCAGGACGGGCCCGCCACGCGGACCCACGGCAGGGCCTGCTTCACGGCGAGGCTGTGGGTGCCGGCGGGCGAGGTCGCCAGGAAGACGCGGTTCATGTTGCCGTCGGAGACCTCGCGGACCTCCGGGTCGGCGGCCTCGTCCCAGTGGCCGCGCTCCCGCAGGTAGGCCGGGATGTCCTCG includes:
- the glpK gene encoding glycerol kinase GlpK produces the protein MTDAHTAGPFIAAIDQGTTSSRCIVFDRDGRIVSVDQKEHEQIFPKPGWVEHNANEIWTNVQEVVAGAIQKAGITRDDIKAIGITNQRETTLLWDKNTGEPVHNAIVWQDTRTDALCKELGRNVGQDRFRRETGLPLASYFAGPKARWLLDNVEGLRERAEAGDILFGTMDTWVIWNLTGGVNGGKHYTDVTNASRTMLMNLHTLEWDEKIAESIGVPLSMLPEIRSSAEVYGEVTGGKLGDLLGGIPVASALGDQQAALFGQTCFAEGEAKSTYGTGTFMLMNTGEKIINSYSGLLTTVGYRIGDQKPVYALEGSIAVTGSLVQWMRDQMGLISTAAEIETLALSVEDNGGAYFVPAFSGLFAPYWRSDARGVIAGLTRYVTKAHLARAVLEATAWQTREITDAMTKDSGVELAALKVDGGMTSNNLLMQTLSDFLDAPVVRPMVAETTCLGAAYAAGLAVGFWTSTDDLRANWRRAAEWTPRMDADSRDREYKSWLKAVERTMGWLEDEES
- a CDS encoding glycerol-3-phosphate dehydrogenase/oxidase, whose amino-acid sequence is MTSQSTLQSVPALGTRPASGSNPSRAETREQLAKASYDLLVIGGGILGISTAWHAAQSGLRVALVDAGDFAGATSSASSKLLHGGLRYLQTGAVKLVAENHFERRAVSRQVAPHLANPLTFYLPVYKGGPHGAAKLGAGVFAYSALSAFGDGVGHLLSPAKAAQDVPELRTDNLKAVAVYGDDQMNDARMALMTVRAAVEAGAVVLNHAEVTGLRFTQGRVTGAELRDRLSGDEFGVNARLVLNATGPWVDHLRKMEDPNAAPSIRLSKGAHLVLKRTSPWKAALATPIDKYRITFALPWEDMLLLGTTDEEFEGDPADVKVTEKDTAQILDEAAFSIRDQQLDRDLITYAFAGLRVLPGGPGDTAKAKRETVVTEGKGGMLSVAGGKWTTFRHIGRTVMQKLEALPGHPLGDDFEPISSLPKKLPLPGVANPRAVAHRLLVDNPAPGPRMAADTARHLATHYGSLAFDIARLANENPELGERVHPDAPEIWAQVVYARDTEWAETADDVLRRRTTLTIRGLATDEVRAKVQDLLDKK
- the mtnK gene encoding S-methyl-5-thioribose kinase — translated: MGYRILETEDIPAYLRERGHWDEAADPEVREVSDGNMNRVFLATSPAGTHSLAVKQALPWVRVAGPSWPMNPDRADAEARAYDQVAKVAPDKIPAIHGYDPENYALVMEDMSDLEVLRTLLNEGAAYGPNTSARVGEFVAQLSFATSDFGMPSAERKALIAASVSPELCKITEDVVLSEPYIEHEHNHWHEGVADLAAKFRADARLRTEVADLRHTFMTTAQALLHGDLHTGSIMVGDREGAPVVRVFDPEFSFVGPIGYDLGLYWANALVSEERAWALGSLSDHGDQLRLSWEAFETEFRRLWPTRVDTFFDDAYLDRFLRRVWTESVGYAGTEIIRRIIGFAHLTDLTTLPDPAPASRRALLLGRELIVRREELRDVTAVREAVASLG